The nucleotide window CACATATTATTTTCACATATTCTCAAAAATCATCTAAAACGGTCATATTGTGAAGAGCTGCTGATGAGATTTAGAATGCCAATgacaaaacaatattttgactttaattTCTCTTTAAGGTCCTCACCCAGACGGAGTCTTGCGCCGTCTTGGGAAATGCAGAAGACTTGCAAGCAAAAAACCAGCCCAGCCCCTGGGCGGAGGATCCCAAGATTGATGGCTCTGGGTGGTATGGAGTTATATGTGTGCCACAACTCTGCgcgcacaaaattatattttgagcacacaatatgattttttgagagcacaaaaaatgcattgaaacataaaaagtttcacatattaaaagttatttaggATAATAGAGACTGTTTTATTGATCAAGTTGGGTctatttgtttgtaaaatgtgtgtgtgtgtgcgcgcgcgcgcacgTGCGCGTGCATGTATgcgtgtgcatatgtatgtgtgtgagcgtgtgtaagtgtgggggagacgagggatcttttcaaccgaaattgacataaatgtaggatattatagacattatttgacattcttaaccgatttaccaatgtctttgtttatatggttattttgctgtggtagtgtgtgtgtgggtgtgtgtgtgtgtgtgtgtgtgtatgtgtgaggcgAGAgcgaaaagagagagagagaaatagagggaACCCAAGGACGCTTGGGTATTAACCCAAGGATATTATAgatattgtttgtcattcttatccgatgtacttaaccaacgtctttgttttaattggttattttgttgtggtagcctgtacggctctttgaaataactgaaataatttggcgaagtaatatggaaccgttatgcagtcaagacctggaactacttcatagccatgcgtttccttgaaaaataattgcacacattAGAACATccgtcagccaatcagaatcaagcattcaacggACCCGTGGTATAAAGTAAGTTAAACCTTACGTATGTCTATAATAATTAATCCATGGGGTAAATATCTTTTataatgataactgcatacaATACATAAAGTGGGTTCTGAACTTGGAGCATTGTGCCTGTTGGCTCTTCTGCAacatttacactgagatgttAATGTTTGCTGTAGCTACCTCAGCTGTCCAACCGCAGAGCACTTGTAAGCAGCTTCTAATAGCCAATCCTGACGTAGGAGCTGGGACTTGTTGAAATACTGTTGGAAAATCAAAAGAGCAGTCTTAAGTTCCGAGCGCATGCAGAGGGCATAAGTGGAGAGAGAACGAGTGAGAGCTTGCacacgcaaaaaaaaaatattcatctttgcaagaagatacattgctttacaaaactgagttcaagtgcgtacaaaatacttttttgtgcgctcaaaatatcatcttgtgcacgcaaaacatttttgtgcgctcaaaatataatcttgcgCGTGCAAAAGTACTTTTTTGCGCGATTTAAAAATCAAATTGCGCTCtccaaatatcatcttgcgcgcaCATAATTTTGGCACATATATAGCTCCATATTGGTTGCGCTTTCTCACATACACACGCTCTCGGTTTGGTCTCGGGCAGAGAGACGGATAAGCGTGTATGTGCTCGGGGAAGGCAAATAGACGCAGCGGAGAAGCGCGCACCGAGTTACTTCAGAGAAACTCGACTCATGAACAGATAGAAGCAAACGGATAAATACGCTACATTTCACCgtcttttttattaacttttttttaaactgaaatcaAGTGGAATTGGAGACCGATAGTGACAAACATGTAAGATATCTCTGGCGTGCTTTACGTGACAGTTTTCTGTCGTACTTTTGGACTCTGGTTTAATGACAGTCTGTTTGCCTTTATGTTATGTATGTATATGGTGTTAAAATACCACAACCTACTCTTAACTCTATTTAAATCCCAAAACAAAATCTTAAGCTAAGTGACAAACAGGTGACAACCGCTGTGAATGTTTGAAACTTGCACCAGAATCATAAGGGAGACAGAGGTTGGTTTGCACAATTAGCACAATATAATTTTATTCACGAATTAACGAGATTGAAGAAATATCTTGTGATGTTGAATGTGTCATTAACCCAAAAacatcctaataataataataataataatatattctgtaattatttactcaccctcatgttgttccaaacctgtatgactttgcttatgatgtagaacacaaaaggagatgtgcaGCAAATTGATAATGTCAGTCacccatttactttaattgcatcttttttttttttagcatacaaatgaaagtgaatgcaggCTGACGCTTACATTCTGATGCACATTTCCTTATGTGttacatgaaagaaagtcatgctggtttggaacaatatgaggaagagtttcatttttgggtgaattattcctaaaTTTTAATTTACACCTAGTTGGATTTTCTTAAAGTTTGTTCCACTAGAGACATTTAAAGAATGAAATTTGTTAACGTTCTCCTTTACACGAGAAAGTGAACTCTGACAtttattttagttgtaaataatttaaatgcAACCTGTGGAGCTTGTCACCTCAGATTTATGGCTGGAGACAGATGTCCCAAAGTTTTACTGACGTTCCCACACTTTTTTACTATTTCCTCAGGTGTAACCTGTCAGGAAGACATTGGGAGGATCTTGGTTGGTGGGCTTAGGAGTTCTCTATGCAGAACACATAACCTGAAATCAGTGTCTGTTGCATCTATATACAAGCTTGAGCTGTTGTGCAGAAGGGCAAACTCAACATGGCATCCAGTCTTACCTGTCCTGGTGTGGTGTGGGCGCTGTTGTCCTTCCTTTGTGCGGCCGCATCCTGCATCGGCTTTTTCATGCCATACTGGCTGCTTGGGTCACAGATGGGTAAGCCAGTGTCATTTGGAACATTCCGCCGTTGTTCGTACCCAGTAAGGGATGAAGTACGTGGTGGGACGGTGATGTTGGAGCAGTGTGGGCGCTATGCCTCCTTCCAGGGCATCCCGAGTCTGGAGTGGAGGATCTGCACAGTGGTGACAGGGACAGGCTGCGGGCTCCTGCTCCTTGTGGCACTTACAGCACTGATGGGCTGCTGTGTTACGAATCTCATCTCTCGCACCATCGGACGGGTGGCCGGAGGTATACAATTTGTGGGGGGTGAGTCCAATTTCAAAATTCAGAGAAATTctatggatgaatgaatgaatgattgaatAGGCAACTGTCTATGGTTTTAAGTAGTGATATTGGTCAGACCAATAACTTGGATgatatttggctattttgagaTGTTTTAAGACGTTCCCACTTGACCACGTAACACAAGCGTTAAagggatattctgggttcaaaacaagttaaactaagtcaacagcatttgtggcataatgttgaataccacaaaaattaattttgtcttgtcccttcttttcttaaaataattttttttaaaaagtaaaaagaatctgggttacagtgaaagtgaatggggcaaatctgtaaatctttaaaatatagccacaaaatgtaaacaatatgcatgttaacttgatttaagtgtgataaaatcacttgtgtaaagttatatccaattttacaacttcattgctcTGAAGATGTAATACCGTAGAccctgtaatcctgcaaaaatgacaattaaaacaactttgcagctcaagtaatgcacaagttttaacagaagcattAATATTTGTGCTTTTATAGAATCATATGCTTCATATTTcctcctttaaaccctccagaaattctAAAtatgtatagctgcaggccggagatctccaaaagGGGGGCGGGATCTCCAAAGAAGGTGGAGTTTCTCTGGAAGGGGgcatggttactccaaaagggggtgcgccaactccaaaagggggtgacacttccactcacagttaaggttagggaaagggttaggtaaggggctccctatatctttaatggagGTTTGGAGCTCCCGTCCCTTTTTGGAGATCTGCCTGCAGATATATCCTTctcaaaaattggccccgttcatttccattgcaagtgcctcactgtaacctcgatttttgatttttttaaagaaaaggagggactagtgaaaattaattttttgtggtaatcaacattatgccacaaatgctgtcaattgagcttgacttgtattgaacctggaatatttctttaaatctcccttgtgtcagttccaaaatacacaaacaacctagtcaatggataatgcacggtttttgtttccaaatatttttAGTGACTTTCATATACatgctattaaaaaaaattcatttcagTCAATGTATATGCAATGAATACATTTGACTTGCCATCATTATATTGTATTATCCTTTATTGGCTAAATATTGACCATTGGCCAGTCCGCTCTCTAGATTTTATTATTGGGCTTGGCAATTGAAAAATCCATATAGTGTGACCACTAGTTTGAGTGTATTTATTGATTGTGTATTGGATGCATAGATAGGTAAATGGGGAGCCAGGTGCAGTaaacttcacaaacacacacttctgGCTTCCCCGGATGTAAGTATCATCAACCTCCAGAGTGGGAactagacttgccacgatatcataattttcacatcgGTGCAGTGTTCGTGTTCAAACCAGCTAAcactggtattaccgctggttggacgctaagtggtacttatggggtaattttcgttaagcaatagcctacacaataacgcaaggcagcttgatttcaaactttgaactttattctttatttatttgaacaaaaaattcaaatgaaactattTCATCCGGGCTACCAGTCGGGTATTTtgttgtccgggcaaatacatcacttattgtgggttgttgcgggtttaatgttggtgttttattacctttcatcccagaaCCCAGTTCagctgcttcggaagggtaatgaatttgaatgtgtgtgaataaaatcgttttgttccctcctagggctgggcgatatgcaagaaatatgttttatatttgtataaaaacaaaacaaaaaatcacaatatccaattacaccgtcaaccccccggctgagggatcggtgaataatcttgctttagtgattttgcattgaaaatttaattcatttatttaaaaaacaaaaaacttaaaccaaagacatttctaaattcaaattgcacttcaaacaaaacttaaaagcaattaaaataatgaagtggtaaaaaaaagaaGACTTAAAGAAAGCGTGAGGACATTTTACATACGCATGTTCCACGAGTCTGCACGTctccgaacaaacagcgcatcagacatGCACATAGAtgacttttctgtcatctgttcttaaaaatataataaagtgtgtttcttcaagcacgtgtctgtgtgtctaacagcatttcttgtgtcattccaaatctgtgGTGTCTTACAGTTACACACCATGCAaattatattcgctacctgcaattaaacgtcttctgtcagtgtgcatactttgctgcctgtgtaatttgatataaTGGCACGGAACATCAGGCTTTCAGTGTgttatttaggttaatttatcatgggtcgcaaactcttcattaggcaattattctttatttaaggccattctattcattaggctattgtattgatattggaagttccattcataatgtttcccaaTTTTACccagtataaaatttcacaccggtgttgtcccttgtaccgagtaaaaccaGTAATACCGTACTCCGTGGCAATCCTAGTGGGAACATATAATGACGACATCCAAGTAAATGGCTATGTGCTTGTTTTGACATTCTGTTGCTACCTAGGATTCATGTCATTCTGTGAGGAGCAAAAACCATGACCTCTTGTTTATTTGGGCCAAGACACAAAACTTACATCCTGGCGAAAATCAGCTCGAGTTTGTTTGGTACCAGAACAAACAGTGAAAGGCAAACAAACGTTTCCTTTCATGTCTTCAAATGCCAAGAGAGAAGACATGTGCATGGCACATGTCAAATGcatcaacacacatacacacacgcacacacacgcacagagagACACAGAAAATGAGAATAGGAGGTACAGAATAAAATGCATGACCAATTGCCCCTCGTTACAGTCCTTCTACAAGACCATTAAAGACCCCATATTGACCCCAACTTCAAAATTGAAGTTGTGTACCTTGTGGTACAGCTTTAAAGCAATGTATTGTATATGCAAGTGgattcttaaaggggtcatgacatactctttttttttttttttttttttatgtttatatatatatatatatatatatatatatatatatatatatatatatatatatatatatatatatatatttcactatcttccctgaggtccactgatgatGTTTggaaagtttttttgcaccaataaagtcataattttgtgatatttgatcattttccaccctgtctctgaagACACATCTacatgacgcacacacatataGTATTATCCTGCACTGATGCGCACATCTCAgaaaatgcatcaaaatgatcaaagacatccatctagtgcatgtttacaaacacCAACAATAACAAATATAGCAGGGAGGCACAAGAACAGCAAGACAGAACgtagctgaatgaaacagaatggggtctccttttttcagtgttgtaacttgacaccacatcttttaaaagcagcgcgaGATACGTGACAGCGGTCAAAattgtctgtctagtgcatgtttatatacaaaaataattcaaaatagtccagatgagtcccctttggtgttcaggaatagttagtaggccacactagacctgtttgtcctgctctctctctgtttacgaactgaagcaccagtgggcgggtccaagggtgcgatgatgtaaaagtaggcgTTGATATTGTTGCTGTAGAGGCTGTCATGAATTTACAGCATGTGCTCCCTAGTGATGCAGGGAAGTtatggaagtagagaatgaggcatttttgcagctttgtttcaataaatgcttttattgcattggggattaagttttgagttctgaaatttacagtatgtttttatagtaaaatgtcTGAGTATATGAGaatatgtaaaaatatcaaagaacatttgattcctcat belongs to Myxocyprinus asiaticus isolate MX2 ecotype Aquarium Trade chromosome 43, UBuf_Myxa_2, whole genome shotgun sequence and includes:
- the LOC127434006 gene encoding LHFPL tetraspan subfamily member 6 protein-like, with product MASSLTCPGVVWALLSFLCAAASCIGFFMPYWLLGSQMGKPVSFGTFRRCSYPVRDEVRGGTVMLEQCGRYASFQGIPSLEWRICTVVTGTGCGLLLLVALTALMGCCVTNLISRTIGRVAGGIQFVGGLLIGSGCALYPLGWDSEEVRQTCGNSSDQFDLGSCEIGWAYYCTGVGAVVAMLLCTWMACFAGKKQKHYPY